A single Bos mutus isolate GX-2022 chromosome 25, NWIPB_WYAK_1.1, whole genome shotgun sequence DNA region contains:
- the GNG13 gene encoding guanine nucleotide-binding protein G(I)/G(S)/G(O) subunit gamma-13: MEEWDVPQMKKEVESLKYQLAFKREMSSKTIPELLKWIEEGIPKDPFLNPDLMKNNPWVEKGKCAIL, from the exons ATGGAGGAGTGGGACGTGCCCCAGATGAAGAAGGAAGTCGAGAGCCTCAAGTACCAGTTGGCTTTCAAGAGGGAGATGTCATCTAAGACCATCCCTGA GCTCCTCAAGTGGATCGAGGAAGGGATTCCCAAGGACCCCTTCCTGAACCCCGACCTGATGAAGAACAACCCGTGGGTGGAGAAGGGCAAGTGCGCCATCCTGTGA
- the CHTF18 gene encoding chromosome transmission fidelity protein 18 homolog isoform X1 has protein sequence MEDYELELYGVEDDFDSQFAAELEVLAELEGTAALSPSRDPQPTVGRPRQTFEEAIVGGDAAIHCSPGGPPRNSKGSVRKRHLAPDIQGDRSLPPTPHIKRSRLQAVRRLNFRSEEMEEMTPPDSPTLDITPPPSPEIPDELLGEGPLDSGADAGLTQASLATRNPVLRRPPVLEDYVNVTSTGGDRAFLVLRADPVGTGVQSPFRDTGWRGRGQLDLLGMPFTSLKEKVDSERRRRLLEEAQRLSDMLCSLRSQEMEEETQPSGAPEEEPADSQDASQHCLWVDEFAPQRYTELLSDDFTNRCLLKWLKLWDLVVFGREKPVRKPRPSAEPARGGKEATASSKWKSHEQVLEEMLEAELDPSGRPRQKVALLCGPPGLGKTTLAHVIARHAGYCVVEMNASDDRSPEAFRTRIEAATQMESVLGAGGRPNCLVIDEIDGAPTAAINVLLSVLDRKGPQQAGPGGPSVPTGGGRRRRAEAGLLMRPIICICNDPFAPSLRQLKQQALLLHFPPTLPSRLMQRLQEISLRRGMRADPGALAALCEKTDNDIRACINALQFLHRRGQRELSVQAVQSTHIGLKDQRKGLFSVWQEVFQLPRAQRRRVGQASTLRTHMLLLGDQLSGSGPLAAEAPLTTAAQRFYHILHVAMSAGEHEKVVQGLFDNFLRMRLRDSSLGAVCTALDWLAFDDLLGRAALHGQSFQLMRYLPFLLPAFHLLFASSHVPRITFPSSQQEAQNRMNQTQNLIQTLVSGITPATRSWAAPQALILDTLCLLLDILTPKLRPVSTQLYSAREKQQLASLVGTMLAYSLTYRQDRTPDGQYIYRLEPNVEEVCHFPELPARKPLTYQAKQLIAREVEVEKMRRVEASARARDGPQVDGGPPGGSGEKELQPPAPCNHKQRLECILKRAALEEQPERDFFGRVVVKRAAAPSTGHEAPETDTAERRVGTAVGRSDVWFRFKEGVSNAVRRSLYIRDLL, from the exons ATGGAGGACTACGAGCTGGAGCTGTACGGCGTCGAGGACGATTTCGACAGCCAATTCGCGGCCGAGCTCGAGGTGCTGGCCGAGCTGGAAG GGACTGCCGCCCTGTCGCCTTCCAGGGACCCCCAGCCCACTGTGGGCCGGCCCCGCCAGACGTTCGAGGAGGCAATTGTTGGAGGGGACGCTGCCATTCACTGTTCTCCAGGCGGACCTCCAAGGAACAGCAAGGGCAGTGTCAGGAAGAGGCATCTGGCTCCTGACATCCAGGGCGACAGATCCCTGCCCCCTA CTCCCCACATCAAACGGTCCAGACTGCAGGCTGTCAGGAGACTGAACTTTAGGTcggaggagatggaagagatgacACCTCCTGATTCCCCGACTCTGGACATCACTCCCCCACCAAGTCCCGAGATACCTGATGAGCTGTTGGGCGAAGG GCCCTTAGACTCTGGGGCTGATGCGGGTCTCACTCAGGCCTCACTAGCCACCCGCAATCCTGTTTTGCGGCGGCCCCCAGTCTTGGAAGACTACGTCAATGTGACCTCCACGGGCGGCGACCGGGCCTTTCTGGTGCTTCGGGCTGACCCAGTGGGCACTGGGGTGCAG AGCCCTTTCCGTGACACCGGGTGGCGTGGCCGTGGCCAGTTGGACCTGCTGGGCATGCCCTTCACTTCCCTGAAGGAGAAGGTCGACAGCGAG CGGCGACGGCGACTGCTGGAAGAGGCCCAGCGGCTCTCAGACATGCTGTGCAG TCTCAGGTcacaggagatggaggaggagaccCAGCCCTCAGGGGCACCTGAGGAGGAGCCAGCTGACAGCCAAGATGCCTCCCAGCATTGCCTCTGGGTGGATGAGTTTGCACCACAGCGCTATACGGAGCTGCTCAGTGATGAC TTTACTAACCGCTGCCTTCTCAAGTGGCTGAAGCTGTGGGACCTAGTGGTGTTTGGCCGAGAGAAGCCTGTCCGGAAGCCTAGGCCCAGTGCAGAACCGGCCCGTGGTGGCAAGGAGGCCACAGCTTCCAGCAAGTGGAAGAGCCATGAACAAGTTCTCGAGGAGATGCTGGAGGCTGAGCTGGACCCAAGTGGGCGGCCCCGGCAGAAG GTGGCACTGCTGTGTGGGCCCCCAGGGCTGGGCAAGACCACCCTGGCCCACGTGATTGCGCGGCACGCTGGGTACTGCGTGGTGGAGATGAATGCGAG TGATGACCGCAGCCCTGAAGCCTTCCGCACACGCATCGAGGCGGCCACGCAGATGGAGTCCGTCCTGGGTGCTGGTGGGAGACCCAACTGCCTGGTCATCGACGAGATCGATGGGGCCCCCACG GCTGCCATTAATGTTCTCCTGAGTGTCTTGGATCGCAAGGGCCCACAGCAGGCAGGGCCAGGGGGCCCATCTGTGCCCACAGGCGGGGGGCGGCGGCGCCGGGCAGAGGCAGGGCTCCTGATGAGGCCCATTATCTGCATCTGCAACGACCC GTTCGCTCCCTCTCTCCGGCAGCTGAAGCAGCAGGCCCTCCTGCTACATTTCCCGCCCACGCTGCCCTCCAGGCTCATGCAGCGGCTCCAGGAG ATCTCCCTGCGGCGGGGCATGCGGGCTGACCCCGGCGCTCTGGCGGCCCTCTGTGAGAAGACGGACAACGACATCCGCGCCTGCATCAACGCCCTGCAG TTCCTACACAGGCGGGGCCAGCGGGAGCTGAGCGTTCAGGCCGTTCAGAGCACACACATTGGCCTGAAGGATCAGCGGAAGGGGCTCTTTTCCGTGTGGCAGGAGGTCTTCCAGCTGCCCCGGGCCCAGAG GCGCCGTGTGGGTCAGGCCTCAACCCTGCGCACTCACATGCTCCTGCTCGGGGACCAGCTCTCGGGCTCAGGGCCCCTCGCTGCCGAGGCGCCCCTGACCACAGCCGCGCAGCGTTTCTACCACATCTTGCACGTGGCCATGTCTGCGGGCGAGCATGAGAAGGTGGTCCAG GGCCTGTTCGACAACTTCCTGCGGATGAGGCTACGGGACTCCAGCCTGGGCGCCGTGTGCACTGCCCTCGACTGGCTGGCCTTTGACGACCTGTTGGGCCGGGCCGCCCTCCACGGCCAGAGCTTCCAGCTGATGCGCTACCTGCCCTTCCTGCTCCCGGCCTTCCACCTCCTCTTCGCCTCCAGCCACGTGCCGCGGATCACCTTCCCCAGCAGCCAGCAGGAG GCCCAGAATCGCATGAACCAGACACAGAACCTGATCCAGACGCTGGTGTCAGGTATCACGCCAGCCACCCGCAGCTGGGCTGCACCACAGGCACTCATCCTAGACACCCTCTGTCTGCTCCTGGACATCCTCACGCCCAAGCTGCGCCCA GTGAGCACACAGCTGTACAGCGCCCGAGAGAAGCAGCAGTTGGCCAGCCTGGTAGGCACCATGCTTGCCTACAGCCTCACCTACCGCCAGGACCGCACGCCCGATGGGCAGTACATCTACAGGCTGGAGCC GAACGTGGAGGAGGTTTGCCACTTTCCCGAGCTGCCTGCCCGCAAGCCCCTCACCTACCAGGCCAAGCAGCTCATTGCCCGCGAGGTGGAAGTGGAGAAGATGCGGCGGGTGGAGGCCTCGGCTCGGGCCAGGGATGGCCCCCAG GTGGATGGGGGTCCCCCGGGGGGCTCGGGGGAGAAGGAGCTGCAGCCACCTGCCCCATGCAACCACAAGCAGCGGCTGGAGTGTATCCTGAAGAGAGCCGCCCTGGAGGAACAG CCCGAGAGGGACTTCTTCGGTCGTGTGGTTGTCAAGAGAGCAGCAGCCCCGAGCACAG GGCACGAGGCCCCTGAGACTGACACAGCTGAGCGGCGTGTGGGCACTGCAGTGGGCAGGAGCGACGTGTGGTTCCGCTTCAAGGAGGGCGTCTCCAATGCCGTGCGGCGCAGCCTGTACATCAGAGACCTGCTCTAG
- the CHTF18 gene encoding chromosome transmission fidelity protein 18 homolog isoform X2 produces the protein MEDYELELYGVEDDFDSQFAAELEVLAELEGTAALSPSRDPQPTVGRPRQTFEEAIVGGDAAIHCSPGGPPRNSKGSVRKRHLAPDIQGDRSLPPTPHIKRSRLQAVRRLNFRSEEMEEMTPPDSPTLDITPPPSPEIPDELLGEGPLDSGADAGLTQASLATRNPVLRRPPVLEDYVNVTSTGGDRAFLVLRADPVGTGVQSPFRDTGWRGRGQLDLLGMPFTSLKEKVDSERRRRLLEEAQRLSDMLCSLRSQEMEEETQPSGAPEEEPADSQDASQHCLWVDEFAPQRYTELLSDDFTNRCLLKWLKLWDLVVFGREKPVRKPRPSAEPARGGKEATASSKWKSHEQVLEEMLEAELDPSGRPRQKVALLCGPPGLGKTTLAHVIARHAGYCVVEMNASDDRSPEAFRTRIEAATQMESVLGAGGRPNCLVIDEIDGAPTAAINVLLSVLDRKGPQQAGPGGPSVPTGGGRRRRAEAGLLMRPIICICNDPFAPSLRQLKQQALLLHFPPTLPSRLMQRLQEISLRRGMRADPGALAALCEKTDNDIRACINALQFLHRRGQRELSVQAVQSTHIGLKDQRKGLFSVWQEVFQLPRAQRRRVGQASTLRTHMLLLGDQLSGSGPLAAEAPLTTAAQRFYHILHVAMSAGEHEKVVQGLFDNFLRMRLRDSSLGAVCTALDWLAFDDLLGRAALHGQSFQLMRYLPFLLPAFHLLFASSHVPRITFPSSQQEAQNRMNQTQNLIQTLVSGITPATRSWAAPQALILDTLCLLLDILTPKLRPERGGGLPLSRAACPQAPHLPGQAAHCPRGGSGEDAAGGGLGSGQGWPPGGWGSPGGLGGEGAAATCPMQPQAAAGVYPEESRPGGTAREGLLRSCGCQESSSPEHRARGP, from the exons ATGGAGGACTACGAGCTGGAGCTGTACGGCGTCGAGGACGATTTCGACAGCCAATTCGCGGCCGAGCTCGAGGTGCTGGCCGAGCTGGAAG GGACTGCCGCCCTGTCGCCTTCCAGGGACCCCCAGCCCACTGTGGGCCGGCCCCGCCAGACGTTCGAGGAGGCAATTGTTGGAGGGGACGCTGCCATTCACTGTTCTCCAGGCGGACCTCCAAGGAACAGCAAGGGCAGTGTCAGGAAGAGGCATCTGGCTCCTGACATCCAGGGCGACAGATCCCTGCCCCCTA CTCCCCACATCAAACGGTCCAGACTGCAGGCTGTCAGGAGACTGAACTTTAGGTcggaggagatggaagagatgacACCTCCTGATTCCCCGACTCTGGACATCACTCCCCCACCAAGTCCCGAGATACCTGATGAGCTGTTGGGCGAAGG GCCCTTAGACTCTGGGGCTGATGCGGGTCTCACTCAGGCCTCACTAGCCACCCGCAATCCTGTTTTGCGGCGGCCCCCAGTCTTGGAAGACTACGTCAATGTGACCTCCACGGGCGGCGACCGGGCCTTTCTGGTGCTTCGGGCTGACCCAGTGGGCACTGGGGTGCAG AGCCCTTTCCGTGACACCGGGTGGCGTGGCCGTGGCCAGTTGGACCTGCTGGGCATGCCCTTCACTTCCCTGAAGGAGAAGGTCGACAGCGAG CGGCGACGGCGACTGCTGGAAGAGGCCCAGCGGCTCTCAGACATGCTGTGCAG TCTCAGGTcacaggagatggaggaggagaccCAGCCCTCAGGGGCACCTGAGGAGGAGCCAGCTGACAGCCAAGATGCCTCCCAGCATTGCCTCTGGGTGGATGAGTTTGCACCACAGCGCTATACGGAGCTGCTCAGTGATGAC TTTACTAACCGCTGCCTTCTCAAGTGGCTGAAGCTGTGGGACCTAGTGGTGTTTGGCCGAGAGAAGCCTGTCCGGAAGCCTAGGCCCAGTGCAGAACCGGCCCGTGGTGGCAAGGAGGCCACAGCTTCCAGCAAGTGGAAGAGCCATGAACAAGTTCTCGAGGAGATGCTGGAGGCTGAGCTGGACCCAAGTGGGCGGCCCCGGCAGAAG GTGGCACTGCTGTGTGGGCCCCCAGGGCTGGGCAAGACCACCCTGGCCCACGTGATTGCGCGGCACGCTGGGTACTGCGTGGTGGAGATGAATGCGAG TGATGACCGCAGCCCTGAAGCCTTCCGCACACGCATCGAGGCGGCCACGCAGATGGAGTCCGTCCTGGGTGCTGGTGGGAGACCCAACTGCCTGGTCATCGACGAGATCGATGGGGCCCCCACG GCTGCCATTAATGTTCTCCTGAGTGTCTTGGATCGCAAGGGCCCACAGCAGGCAGGGCCAGGGGGCCCATCTGTGCCCACAGGCGGGGGGCGGCGGCGCCGGGCAGAGGCAGGGCTCCTGATGAGGCCCATTATCTGCATCTGCAACGACCC GTTCGCTCCCTCTCTCCGGCAGCTGAAGCAGCAGGCCCTCCTGCTACATTTCCCGCCCACGCTGCCCTCCAGGCTCATGCAGCGGCTCCAGGAG ATCTCCCTGCGGCGGGGCATGCGGGCTGACCCCGGCGCTCTGGCGGCCCTCTGTGAGAAGACGGACAACGACATCCGCGCCTGCATCAACGCCCTGCAG TTCCTACACAGGCGGGGCCAGCGGGAGCTGAGCGTTCAGGCCGTTCAGAGCACACACATTGGCCTGAAGGATCAGCGGAAGGGGCTCTTTTCCGTGTGGCAGGAGGTCTTCCAGCTGCCCCGGGCCCAGAG GCGCCGTGTGGGTCAGGCCTCAACCCTGCGCACTCACATGCTCCTGCTCGGGGACCAGCTCTCGGGCTCAGGGCCCCTCGCTGCCGAGGCGCCCCTGACCACAGCCGCGCAGCGTTTCTACCACATCTTGCACGTGGCCATGTCTGCGGGCGAGCATGAGAAGGTGGTCCAG GGCCTGTTCGACAACTTCCTGCGGATGAGGCTACGGGACTCCAGCCTGGGCGCCGTGTGCACTGCCCTCGACTGGCTGGCCTTTGACGACCTGTTGGGCCGGGCCGCCCTCCACGGCCAGAGCTTCCAGCTGATGCGCTACCTGCCCTTCCTGCTCCCGGCCTTCCACCTCCTCTTCGCCTCCAGCCACGTGCCGCGGATCACCTTCCCCAGCAGCCAGCAGGAG GCCCAGAATCGCATGAACCAGACACAGAACCTGATCCAGACGCTGGTGTCAGGTATCACGCCAGCCACCCGCAGCTGGGCTGCACCACAGGCACTCATCCTAGACACCCTCTGTCTGCTCCTGGACATCCTCACGCCCAAGCTGCGCCCA GAACGTGGAGGAGGTTTGCCACTTTCCCGAGCTGCCTGCCCGCAAGCCCCTCACCTACCAGGCCAAGCAGCTCATTGCCCGCGAGGTGGAAGTGGAGAAGATGCGGCGGGTGGAGGCCTCGGCTCGGGCCAGGGATGGCCCCCAG GTGGATGGGGGTCCCCCGGGGGGCTCGGGGGAGAAGGAGCTGCAGCCACCTGCCCCATGCAACCACAAGCAGCGGCTGGAGTGTATCCTGAAGAGAGCCGCCCTGGAGGAACAG CCCGAGAGGGACTTCTTCGGTCGTGTGGTTGTCAAGAGAGCAGCAGCCCCGAGCACAG GGCACGAGGCCCCTGA